The bacterium nucleotide sequence GCACTTTGTTCTTCAAATGCTCGCGCAAGATCTCAACCTTTTTCTCGGGACTGATTCGCTGCCGTTTGCCTTCCATTTCGCTCCTTCCTAACCACCTTATTCAGCTAGGCCCGATTGTCAAGTTCCATCTGAAGCAGGACACCGCGGCTGAGACTGATACAAGAGTAAGCCTTGATCTTGAGGGTGTGGATATTGTGTATGTGATCACGAAGATATCTGAGCAGCTCGGCGGCAGATACGACATTGTGTGCAGCAATGAAGTGAAGGGCTATGTCACTGTTAAAGTAAATAATATCTCCTGGCGCGATGCATTATCAGCAGTCCTGCAAAATACCGGCTACGGATACAAACAATATGGGCATGTGTTGTTCGTCGACACACAAGAAAAAATTACTGAAGACGAGGAGGGTGGCGCGAAGCATATAGTCCTATATAATGTCTGGCCAAACGATGTCAACGAGATGTGTCGGCAGATCGAACCGTTACTCTCTTCTAAGGGGCACGTTTTCCCTGATGAACGGACCGGGCAGGTGGTGGTCATTGATCATGCCGCAAAACAAAAGCAGGTCAAATTTTTAATCGCTAAGCTCAAGAAGCCCGAGCGGCAGATACTTATCCAGGTTAGGATCATCAGCACAACAAATGTCATCAACGAGGCGATCGAACAGCGCTGGAACCTGCCGCTGTTGCGCCTGCCGGTTATCGGCATTGTATATCAGCAAGAGCCGGCCATTCAAGGTTACGCTCATGTCACGGCGGGCGTCATCCCTTATTTTGACAGCTTGCTGGATATGCAGATCCTGTCCGAACATACGCGAGGATATGAAAGCGTCACAGGAAGGCTATTGATCCTGGAAAACAGCGAAGGCACGCTCGCGACCGGTCAGAAATTCAGTGTCCTGATACGGGACCAAGCCGGTAATGCGGTCAGCCAATTCTACTCCGCGGGGTTCAAGGTTTCGGCAAGGATCAACGCGCTTGAAGGTATAACGGACGGCCTTCCTTTGATGTTGAAAATAAAACTTAAGATCGAGATGAGCAGCTTTGACCGAGCATCGGTGCTTGCCGGCAGGCCGATCATTCCGAGTTATGAGTCAGAACTTGAAACTTACGTGAGGGACGGCGAGACCGCGGTCATATGCAGGCGGATCGAAGGGCTGTTAGGCCAGCATGAAAAAGAACCGGGCTGTCTGCTGATCGCCAGGTTTCCCTTTATAAACCGTCTTTTCAGACCCTGGACACGTGTTGGCGACCTGACCCACCAGTACATTCTGATAACACCAAGGATCGTGAATTGATCATACAAGGTACTTCTCCCGTTATACGGGATACTCGGTTTTGCATCCAAATCACAGATTTGGGCAAAAACGGTATCGATGCTCCCTCGATAAACTCGGGATTAATCGAAAGATAAATTACTCATTACTGTTCGAGTGTAGTCGAGCGAAGTCGAGAACTACCTTACAAGGAATTTCTCGATGCGCGACACTTACTCGAAGAGTATTATTTTACGATAAACCGCTTTCGGAAAAGCTTGCGATTTGCATTGAACGAACAGTGAAATCGTGTCAGCGAATCGATCATAAATAATATCGGCAGGCGCTTGAAATACAATCGCGCCCGGTCCATCATGTGTTCGTCTTTTTTACCTTTGTATAATCGGAAAACTTTTTCGGCAAAACGCGGACCATATTCAAATAACCCGGTAAAATCACCGGCCGGATCGCCAAGAACACGGTCGCTGAAATCAATAATATTGATGCGCTTTTTCTGGTTGTCCCACAGGATATGGATATAGGTCAGATCGCGGTGGATCAGTACTTTCCGTTTATTTTTTTCATATATTTCAAGGGCCGATCTCAGTTCATTGAGAAAGCGCTTTATGATCTGCTTGTCATTTTTTGTCAGATCGCGCGAGGGGAAAAGTAAAGTTTTAACATTACGCACAAACCGGTCATAATATAACCGTACGTTTTCGCTCCGGATGCGACAGCGTTTGATCATATTTTGTGGTGTACTATGCAGGGTAGAGATGAATTCTGCCAATTGTTTGGCAATGGTTTGCCGGTCCTGGTCGGACAGTTTTTGAAATCGTGCGTTGGTCAATTCTTTCCCGGCAAGCATTTCATAGCCGGCAAATGATCTGTCTCTGGATACATAAGTGTATATAGGAATGCCAACATGCACTCTTTTTTTAAGATAATTCAGCAATGCAATTTCATTGCCAAGCTCGCGCAGGTAATAGCCATCCCGCGATCTTATATTGGGAAAGCGAAAAACGATATTATTTTTGCCGTGATCTCTCTCAAGGATCACTACGTGGTGGTCCCAGCCATGGGTAATAAAGCGGTATCTTTTCCACCGCAATCGCGGAAACTCGTTGTTTATTTTGTTAAGAAAGCGTTTACTATCCATGAGCGTAAATCGAGTTTTTGAGCTGCTGAATTTTTTTACTCACCTTTAATTTTATCGTTTATTGCTGCTTTCAGAATCTTGAAATTCTCTGCAATGTAATATTTCCGCTGGTCGCGTTCCAGGATCGAGCCCAGCTTGACCGTATAATCTTTTTTTGTAAATCCTTCGATTAGCTTTAGTGACTCCGATAGAGTAGATGGTTCATCGGGCAAGGCGATGCCCTTTTTGACAAGAAATTCAATGTCGAAGACATCCCGTATCTCTTTTCTGGTCATAAAACATTCGATCTTATTTAGCATCATATCCTTCAGCGAAAGTGCGGTTAAAAGCACCTGAATAGTGGTATGCTTGCTGTAGGCGATCACTTTTTCAGTTTCGATCTTCCGACGGATTTCTTTTCTGATCTCGATCTTGAGACTGCGGGGATATATCTTTGATCTTAACTCAAAAAGCAGCGTGTGATATTTATTGGCCGCATCGCTCAGCGCGTAAAAGGCGCTGAGCGAAGTCCTTATACCCTTGAAGAGCTTGGCAATATCAAGCGGTTTCTTGACTATCCAGAAGTCCAGATCAACCGAATGGCGGTTCAAGCCATGGCAAAGCCGCAGCATAGTACCGCCACAGAAGACAAGGGATCTAAGATAGCCCAGACTATTGAGCTTATCCAGCACTTCGATCTCGAACTGCTCTTGTTTGATTAGATCCTGCATAAACTCTTTACGATTTTTTGGGTACGATTCGGGTAGATCCGGATAATCTTTCTGATCGCCCCGGAGTCGAGTTTGGCAAGGTCGAGCGCGTCGATGTCAATCTTGTATTTTCCGAATGAATAAAGATATAGGGCATCAACCAATGCTTTTTCTTTTGAGCTGATAAAGACATCGCTATTGCTAAGGCGGGAAAACCCAAAATAATACTGTTTTTTCAGCTTATAGTAATTGAAAACCGTTCCTTTTATGTCGTAGATCACCGTTCTTTTTTGTGCCACGCATTCGATGACATTTCTTTGCACCTGGGTGGTCACGCCGTAATAACTCAGCGCGGTCACCAGGGAGACATGCGAAGGCACCTGAATAATGTTGGCAAGCCGCATAAACTGCTCCAGCGTGTACGCGCGCCAGTTCGAAGCCAATACATAGACATCTTTCTTTATGCGCAGGAAAACATCCGCGCTTGCGTAGCGAGATGCCATGACCCGCGCCGATTCCGGTTTGATGTCAAAAACACGGGCGAGGTCCGCGACCGTGAAATACAATCCGGATCCCAGTTCTTCAAATAGTCGAGCATTTCTTCTGAGCATAGTTAATTATCACTTTTGTTAATTATATATATTTAATAAATTTTGTCAATAAGTCATTTCGAATCTTGACAATCGGCAAGGCGGTATTATAATATTGTATGTATAAAAGGAAGGAAAGATGGAGATGAAAAAAATCTCTTTGATAGCACCTGTATTATGCCTGGTGCTACTTTCCTGCCATCATGTATCCCTTCGATGCGAGCCGGATGTGGTGGTAACTAATATTGATTATACATCTGACCCGTGTTCTGTGCCGTATGGAGATGCGCATCAGAAATTTGCTGATAACTACTACGGTACTGACTTGTCCTTTGATCTAAAAAACGCCCTGGTCGACCGGATGGCGGAGATCGCGGATTCCCTGGGTGAGGATGGTGATGTTCTGAAGGAGTGCGTTATCGCTGCGTACGGTGATTCGTGGGATAGCCAGCCCATGCGAATCCCATGCTATGCGGAAAAATGCGTTTATGATAGCAGTGAAGTCTGGGCGATCGTCTTTAACCGTGAAAACGACTACAACTCCAATATCGTTCATTTTGACCTTTTTTTCATATCGCTAGATACAAAGGCAGTTTTGTATACGGATGGATGTTATTGAATGCCTTTAAAACGATATCATACAAATCCAGACTGTCTTGTTTTATATGGTTTTTACATGGCAAACGGGATAATCCCGAAAAAAAAGGATGAATTATGAAGATAGCAAGAATAAATATATCACTTACACTTGTATTTCTTTTTTCTTTAGTAAGGAGTATAAATTCACAAGGACTGACAGTAACATCAGCCGAAAATCGACCAGGGGTGAGTTATCCTGATGGTTACGTGAATTCGATACGACTTAAACTCCATTTGCCATCCATGCCACGAGTCGGGGAAGTTTTCGAAGCGGAATTCACGGTTTTTTGTATTAATGATTTAGAAAATATCAAATTTGGA carries:
- a CDS encoding aminoglycoside phosphotransferase family protein; protein product: MRWKRYRFITHGWDHHVVILERDHGKNNIVFRFPNIRSRDGYYLRELGNEIALLNYLKKRVHVGIPIYTYVSRDRSFAGYEMLAGKELTNARFQKLSDQDRQTIAKQLAEFISTLHSTPQNMIKRCRIRSENVRLYYDRFVRNVKTLLFPSRDLTKNDKQIIKRFLNELRSALEIYEKNKRKVLIHRDLTYIHILWDNQKKRINIIDFSDRVLGDPAGDFTGLFEYGPRFAEKVFRLYKGKKDEHMMDRARLYFKRLPILFMIDSLTRFHCSFNANRKLFRKRFIVK
- a CDS encoding nucleotidyl transferase AbiEii/AbiGii toxin family protein, which produces MQDLIKQEQFEIEVLDKLNSLGYLRSLVFCGGTMLRLCHGLNRHSVDLDFWIVKKPLDIAKLFKGIRTSLSAFYALSDAANKYHTLLFELRSKIYPRSLKIEIRKEIRRKIETEKVIAYSKHTTIQVLLTALSLKDMMLNKIECFMTRKEIRDVFDIEFLVKKGIALPDEPSTLSESLKLIEGFTKKDYTVKLGSILERDQRKYYIAENFKILKAAINDKIKGE